In Thermoanaerobaculia bacterium, the genomic stretch CATCCACTTTGCCGCCCGCGTGCGCCTCGACACGCCGCAGGAGGTCGAGTATTACCGGCACGGTGGCATCCTGCAGTACGTTCTCAGGCAATTGCTCGCGACTTGAGCCGATGTCGAGCCCGATGTCGAGCCGATGCCGCGCCCCGCTGAAGGCGCGGGAGGGGAGATAGGGGCGGGATGCGCCTGTTCCTGACCGGCGCCACCGGCTACATCGGCACCGCCCTCTGCCTGCGGCTGCGCGCCGAGGGGCACGAAGTGCGGGCGCTGGTGCGCGCTACCAGCGCCCGCAAGACGCTCGAGCTCCTGAACGAGATCGGCGTCGCCACCTTCGCCGGCGACCTCCGCGACCGGTATTCGATGCGCGAAGGGATGTCGGGGGCGGACTGGGTCATCCATGCCGCCGCCGAGCTCGACCTTCAGGCGTCGGACGAAGGCATGGCCGCGGCGAACGTCGAGGGCTCCGAGAACGTCGCCTCGCTCGCCTCGAAGCTCGGTGTCCCCCGGTTTCTCTCGATCTCGTCGATGGCCGCCTGGGGCGGCAGCCCCGCCGATGGGACTCCTGCGAACGAAGCGTCGCCTCCCCAGCTGCCGTTGCCGACGCGCTACTGCGCCACGAAGGCGGCCGGCGAAGCGCGGGTGCAGCAGTGGGCGCGGCAGGGCCTCAAGGTCAACACCGTCTTCCCCAGCCTGGTCTACGGCCCGCCGGGCAAGAAGCAGGGCGCGAACACGCTCCTCAGGGCGCTCCTGCTCGGCCGCTTCCCGGCGCTCATCGCGCCGGAAAAGAAGACCAGCTGGGTCTTCCTCGACGATCTGGTCGACGGCATCGTGCGGGTCATGGACCAGGCGCCGCCCGGCCGCGGCTATCTCATGGCCGGCGAGGCCTGGACGGTGCGCGAGCTCGCCCACCGGGTCGCCGCGTTCGCGGGAACGAATCCGCCGAAGCGCGAGCTCTCGGTCCGCACCGCGCGTCTCCTCTTCCGCCTCGCCGGCCCGTTCCTCAAGCTCGCCGGCCGGC encodes the following:
- a CDS encoding NAD-dependent epimerase/dehydratase family protein, which produces MRLFLTGATGYIGTALCLRLRAEGHEVRALVRATSARKTLELLNEIGVATFAGDLRDRYSMREGMSGADWVIHAAAELDLQASDEGMAAANVEGSENVASLASKLGVPRFLSISSMAAWGGSPADGTPANEASPPQLPLPTRYCATKAAGEARVQQWARQGLKVNTVFPSLVYGPPGKKQGANTLLRALLLGRFPALIAPEKKTSWVFLDDLVDGIVRVMDQAPPGRGYLMAGEAWTVRELAHRVAAFAGTNPPKRELSVRTARLLFRLAGPFLKLAGRPLPIPLEQLASLDRHWNFDDTRARTELGWHPRGLEEGLAITLDYLRKQEAA